A single Candidatus Eisenbacteria bacterium DNA region contains:
- a CDS encoding LemA family protein, which yields MKNLPLWIILAVVVIAVLAGFGQYNNLVSLDQSVQGQWAQVNSVLLRRNDLIPNLVATVKGVAGQEQKVFGDIADARARMSGAASRPVGEQIDAARQMDSAIGRLLVVVENYPQLRSAENFSSLQAQLEGSENRIAVERRRYNELVQSFNITVKRFPGMIFANLFGFKEKPFYPVAEEAKKVPQVNF from the coding sequence TTGAAGAATCTGCCGCTCTGGATCATTCTTGCTGTCGTCGTCATCGCGGTCCTGGCCGGCTTCGGCCAGTACAACAACTTGGTCAGCCTCGATCAGAGCGTCCAGGGCCAGTGGGCCCAGGTGAACAGCGTCCTGCTCCGGCGTAACGACCTGATTCCCAACCTGGTCGCCACCGTGAAGGGTGTGGCCGGCCAGGAACAGAAGGTGTTCGGGGACATCGCCGACGCCCGCGCCCGCATGAGCGGGGCCGCGAGCCGGCCGGTCGGTGAGCAGATTGACGCAGCCCGCCAGATGGACTCCGCCATCGGCAGGCTGCTGGTGGTGGTGGAGAACTACCCCCAGCTGCGCTCGGCCGAGAACTTCAGTTCGCTCCAGGCCCAGCTGGAGGGGTCCGAGAACAGGATTGCCGTGGAGCGCCGGCGCTACAACGAGCTGGTGCAGAGCTTCAACATCACGGTGAAGCGGTTCCCGGGCATGATCTTCGCCAACCTGTTCGGCTTCAAGGAGAAGCCTTTCTACCCGGTGGCGGAAGAAGCGAAGAAGGTTCCGCAGGTCAACTTCTAG
- a CDS encoding protein-glutamate O-methyltransferase CheR — protein MLLEARLAPVMESARLATGHELLRALVGPRSELLRERVLDRVTTHETSFFRDRGPFDALRDRVFPELAVRLGRARPIRVWCAACSTGQEPYSVAMLARESAPGIANHSLEILATDVSRDSVARAYSGVYSQMEVNRGLSPERLRRYMEPEGRHWRVTRPIREMVMFRQHNLVLEPPPLGGFDVVLCRNVLMYFGLDVRPRVFAALHDALHPGGYLFLGAAESPAGGDLRFEHFGPRDHYCYRRSEAQVERAA, from the coding sequence ATGCTGCTCGAGGCGCGCCTGGCCCCGGTCATGGAGTCGGCCCGGCTGGCCACGGGCCACGAGTTGCTGCGCGCGCTGGTCGGGCCGCGCTCGGAGTTGCTGCGGGAGCGCGTGCTGGACCGGGTCACCACGCACGAGACCAGCTTCTTCCGCGACCGGGGGCCCTTCGACGCGCTGCGGGATCGCGTGTTCCCGGAACTGGCCGTCCGGCTGGGGCGGGCGCGCCCGATCCGGGTCTGGTGCGCGGCGTGTTCCACCGGCCAGGAACCCTACAGCGTGGCGATGCTGGCCCGGGAGTCGGCACCGGGGATCGCGAACCACTCGCTGGAGATCCTGGCCACCGACGTGTCGCGCGACTCCGTGGCACGGGCCTACAGCGGGGTCTACAGCCAGATGGAAGTGAACCGCGGGCTCTCCCCGGAGCGCCTGCGCCGGTACATGGAGCCGGAAGGGCGGCACTGGCGCGTGACGCGCCCCATCCGCGAGATGGTGATGTTCCGCCAGCACAACCTGGTGCTGGAGCCCCCGCCGCTCGGGGGATTCGACGTGGTGCTGTGCCGGAACGTCCTGATGTACTTCGGCCTGGATGTGCGCCCGCGGGTATTCGCGGCGCTGCACGACGCGCTGCACCCCGGCGGGTACCTGTTCCTGGGAGCCGCGGAGTCGCCGGCGGGCGGGGACCTGCGCTTCGAGCACTTCGGGCCCCGGGACCACTATTGCTACCGGCGCTCGGAAGCCCAGGTGGAACGCGCCGCCTAG
- a CDS encoding outer membrane beta-barrel protein — MKRILLVTALLVMVVVSVASAADAAKKGGMEYWLGAGYSKMLESGSPSGSLGALVGLNYMMSPSMAIGVMSGYLITGKTDSSATSLKTTSSMIPITGQLTYFIPGKGFTPYLGAGAGAYMGRTKVTMAGSDTTTSDTQMGFNLGAGFKVPAGSSMAVGADVKVHFVRGDKLNDDGTVGKKFYKFLSAVLAVNFK, encoded by the coding sequence ATGAAGCGTATTCTCCTGGTCACCGCTCTCCTGGTCATGGTCGTCGTGTCCGTTGCGTCGGCCGCTGACGCCGCGAAGAAGGGCGGCATGGAGTACTGGCTTGGCGCGGGCTACTCGAAGATGCTCGAGAGCGGCTCCCCGAGCGGATCGCTGGGCGCCCTGGTGGGTCTGAACTACATGATGAGCCCGTCGATGGCGATCGGTGTGATGTCCGGATACCTCATCACGGGCAAGACGGACAGTTCCGCCACCAGCCTGAAGACGACCTCTTCGATGATCCCCATCACCGGCCAGCTCACCTACTTCATCCCGGGCAAGGGCTTCACGCCGTACCTTGGCGCGGGCGCGGGCGCCTACATGGGCCGGACCAAGGTCACGATGGCCGGCAGTGACACCACCACCTCCGACACCCAGATGGGCTTCAACCTGGGCGCCGGCTTCAAGGTGCCCGCCGGGAGTTCGATGGCGGTCGGCGCGGACGTGAAGGTCCACTTTGTTCGCGGCGACAAGTTGAACGACGACGGCACCGTCGGCAAGAAGTTCTACAAGTTCCTCTCGGCCGTCCTGGCCGTGAACTTCAAGTAG
- a CDS encoding PorT family protein, with product MSPGRRPPRGPRHRIAGIVFSAAVLGLGLAGAGPGRAQQIGLLGGWNSASLGDGLDGAMAITCDLLRNELGGTWTYGSSRRAGLFMGAFTEFRISPAVAFRPEIAFAQRGTGYRLDGSGSFGQVGSKVRFKMDYVETALLFAFRVAPPKSGGFAPAVFAGPMGGVKTSARLSMDVLGQSSSTKLGGMNASFFGAVGGVELARVGPHGGSVFVQGRYTLGITNLVDDSSVESKPRDIAILLGATFRMPD from the coding sequence ATGAGCCCGGGCCGGCGTCCTCCCCGGGGGCCGCGGCACCGGATCGCGGGCATCGTGTTCTCGGCGGCGGTGCTCGGCCTGGGGCTGGCCGGCGCCGGCCCCGGGCGTGCCCAGCAGATCGGCCTGCTCGGCGGCTGGAACTCCGCGTCCCTGGGGGATGGGCTGGACGGGGCCATGGCGATCACCTGCGACCTGCTGCGCAACGAGTTGGGCGGCACCTGGACGTACGGCTCGTCGCGGCGCGCCGGCCTGTTCATGGGCGCGTTCACGGAATTCCGGATCTCACCGGCGGTCGCGTTCCGCCCCGAGATCGCCTTTGCCCAGCGCGGAACCGGCTACCGGCTGGACGGATCCGGGAGCTTCGGGCAGGTGGGCTCCAAGGTCCGATTCAAGATGGACTACGTGGAGACGGCGCTGTTGTTCGCGTTCCGGGTGGCTCCGCCGAAGAGCGGCGGCTTCGCGCCGGCGGTTTTCGCGGGCCCCATGGGGGGAGTGAAGACATCGGCGAGGCTCTCGATGGACGTGCTGGGACAGTCCAGCTCCACCAAGCTCGGCGGCATGAACGCCAGCTTCTTCGGCGCGGTGGGTGGGGTCGAGCTCGCCCGGGTGGGGCCCCACGGCGGCAGCGTGTTCGTGCAGGGTCGCTACACGCTGGGGATCACGAACCTCGTGGACGATTCGTCGGTGGAATCGAAGCCCCGGGACATCGCGATCCTGCTCGGCGCGACATTCCGCATGCCGGACTAG
- the guaB gene encoding IMP dehydrogenase gives MERIGPEALTFDDVLVVPARSDVHPRDVDTTTLFSRRVPLNIPLVSSAMDTVTEAQLAIAMAREGGLGIIHKNLGLAEQAGEVDKVKRSESGMIAEPITLGPDMRIRDAQALMARYKISGVPITDTHRRLIGILTNRDLRFVDDDSQLIADVMTKENLVTAPVGTTLEDARRILHRHRIEKLPVVDAQGLLKGLITVKDIQKRIEYPHSAKDSRGRLRVGAAVGSSGDYLERAAELVRHGVDVLVVDSAHGHSENVMRAAGKLREQFPDVDLVAGNVATAEAARDLVALGADAVKVGMGPGSICTTRVVAGIGVPQVTAVMECVKEAEKKGVPVIADGGVRYSGDVVKALAAGASTVMLGSMLAGTTESPGETVLMEGRSYKVYRGMGSLGAMSRGGGDRYFQEGVQEVNKLVAEGVEGRVPFKGPVSQVVFQMVGGLRAGMGYAGVRNIEALRTRTRMVRVTHAGLRESHPHDVAITKEAPNYGK, from the coding sequence ATGGAACGCATCGGTCCCGAGGCTCTCACCTTCGATGACGTGCTGGTGGTGCCCGCGCGCTCGGATGTGCATCCGCGCGACGTGGACACCACCACTCTTTTTTCCCGTCGCGTGCCGCTGAACATCCCGCTGGTTTCTTCGGCCATGGACACCGTCACCGAGGCGCAGCTGGCCATCGCCATGGCGCGCGAGGGCGGCCTGGGGATCATCCACAAGAACCTGGGCCTGGCCGAGCAGGCCGGCGAGGTGGACAAGGTCAAGCGGTCCGAGAGCGGCATGATCGCCGAGCCCATCACCCTGGGCCCGGACATGCGCATCCGCGACGCGCAGGCCCTGATGGCCCGCTACAAGATCTCCGGCGTGCCCATCACCGACACCCACCGCCGGCTCATCGGCATCCTCACCAATCGCGACCTGCGCTTCGTGGACGACGACTCCCAGCTCATCGCCGACGTGATGACGAAGGAGAACCTCGTCACCGCCCCGGTGGGCACCACCCTGGAGGACGCGCGGCGCATCCTCCACCGGCACCGCATCGAGAAGCTGCCGGTGGTGGACGCGCAGGGCCTGCTCAAGGGCCTGATCACCGTGAAGGACATCCAGAAGCGCATCGAGTACCCGCATTCCGCCAAGGACTCGCGCGGCCGGCTGCGCGTGGGAGCCGCGGTGGGCTCCAGTGGCGACTACCTGGAGCGGGCCGCCGAGCTGGTGCGCCATGGCGTGGACGTGCTGGTGGTGGACAGCGCCCACGGCCACTCGGAGAACGTGATGCGCGCGGCCGGGAAGCTGCGCGAGCAGTTCCCCGACGTGGACCTGGTGGCGGGCAACGTGGCCACCGCCGAGGCGGCGCGCGACCTGGTGGCGCTCGGGGCGGACGCGGTCAAGGTGGGCATGGGGCCGGGTTCCATCTGCACCACGCGCGTGGTGGCGGGCATCGGCGTGCCACAGGTGACCGCGGTGATGGAATGCGTGAAGGAGGCGGAGAAGAAGGGCGTGCCGGTGATCGCGGACGGCGGCGTGCGCTACTCCGGCGACGTGGTGAAGGCGCTCGCCGCCGGTGCCAGCACGGTGATGCTGGGCAGCATGCTGGCGGGCACCACGGAGAGCCCCGGCGAGACGGTGCTGATGGAGGGCCGCTCCTACAAGGTGTACCGGGGGATGGGCTCGCTGGGGGCGATGTCCCGCGGCGGGGGCGATCGCTACTTCCAGGAGGGCGTGCAGGAGGTCAACAAGCTGGTCGCGGAGGGGGTGGAGGGGCGCGTGCCGTTCAAGGGCCCGGTGTCGCAGGTGGTGTTCCAGATGGTCGGCGGGCTGCGCGCGGGCATGGGGTACGCGGGGGTCCGCAACATCGAGGCGCTGCGCACCAGGACGCGCATGGTGCGCGTGACCCACGCCGGCCTGCGCGAGAGCCACCCGCACGACGTGGCCATCACCAAGGAAGCGCCGAACTACGGGAAGTAG
- a CDS encoding TPM domain-containing protein — protein MRPDRRLLPFLLAVMLAWALPARAEFTPDPRKLPRPAGYVSDYAGILEAQDAQGLEALLTELDQKTTAQVAVVTVPSLGDYDEHTFAVGIFETWKPGAKDKNNGLVFLVAPNDRRMFLNTGYGLEECLPDARTNDVVRLMRSYFRQGRMSAGVVAGARAVAAEIAMCSGVELTGNPERAARGRTRRATSLAEILVVLAMMLALSFFASLAGVGRGRRGRGGWYSGGGFGGGLGGGFGGGSSGGGGGGFGGFGGGATGGGGSGGSW, from the coding sequence ATGCGACCTGACCGCAGGCTCCTTCCCTTCCTGCTCGCCGTGATGCTGGCGTGGGCCCTGCCGGCCCGCGCCGAATTCACGCCCGACCCGCGGAAACTCCCGCGGCCCGCCGGCTACGTGTCCGACTACGCGGGCATCCTGGAAGCGCAGGACGCGCAGGGCCTGGAGGCGCTGCTCACCGAGTTGGACCAGAAGACCACCGCGCAGGTGGCGGTGGTCACGGTGCCCAGCCTCGGCGACTACGACGAGCACACCTTTGCCGTCGGCATCTTCGAGACGTGGAAGCCGGGGGCGAAGGACAAGAACAACGGCCTGGTGTTCCTGGTCGCGCCCAACGACCGGAGGATGTTCCTCAATACCGGCTACGGGCTGGAGGAGTGCCTCCCGGACGCCCGGACCAACGACGTGGTACGCCTTATGCGTAGCTACTTCCGGCAGGGGAGGATGAGCGCGGGCGTGGTGGCAGGCGCGCGCGCCGTGGCCGCCGAGATCGCGATGTGCTCCGGGGTGGAGCTGACCGGCAATCCGGAGCGGGCCGCCCGCGGGCGGACGCGCCGCGCCACGTCCCTGGCGGAGATCCTGGTCGTCCTGGCGATGATGCTGGCCCTTTCGTTCTTCGCGTCCCTCGCCGGCGTCGGCAGGGGACGGCGCGGGCGCGGCGGCTGGTACTCGGGCGGTGGATTCGGGGGTGGGCTTGGCGGGGGCTTTGGCGGCGGTTCCAGCGGCGGCGGTGGCGGAGGATTCGGGGGCTTCGGCGGGGGAGCCACGGGCGGTGGCGGCTCCGGTGGCTCGTGGTAG
- a CDS encoding response regulator — MSWSPRVELTSLFAEVLDELAAALAEPACPRGPGMLRLAAADAALIGFENLSSALKSYARRIEGFGTAASPAPPVFAALAALARELTDGIEADFAAAALERALNESGSLVEAPRPAPVEPALPVLAAPPSAPVGPIPSAPVAPPLSVTPPSPPPAATGVSLFVETPPGGRTLGRAPEEALPPPPPATVRIYLETPGTAEPAGPAAGSLHGSLPVAPPPASSGGFELRPTVGALPVTRRALLADPAPVSRALLARMMRRLVWQVEELSGAVAALQALVIGVPDVLIVDAHRLPVAPRAIMDEGVARNVPVVFVVDESRPEEERALARAGAVLLRRPTDETALLRVLDNLRPTGGTA, encoded by the coding sequence TTGTCGTGGAGCCCGAGAGTTGAACTGACCAGCCTCTTTGCCGAGGTCCTGGACGAGCTCGCCGCCGCACTGGCTGAGCCGGCCTGCCCCCGGGGACCCGGCATGCTCCGCCTGGCGGCCGCCGACGCCGCGCTGATCGGCTTCGAGAATCTCTCCTCCGCACTCAAGTCCTACGCCCGCAGAATCGAGGGTTTCGGCACCGCGGCATCGCCGGCGCCGCCGGTGTTCGCCGCGCTGGCCGCCCTGGCGCGGGAGCTCACCGACGGCATCGAGGCGGACTTCGCCGCGGCCGCGCTGGAGCGGGCCCTGAACGAGTCGGGCTCCCTGGTGGAGGCGCCGCGGCCGGCCCCGGTGGAGCCGGCCCTTCCCGTGCTTGCCGCGCCGCCGTCCGCCCCGGTGGGGCCGATCCCTTCCGCGCCCGTCGCGCCGCCGCTCTCGGTCACCCCGCCCAGCCCGCCGCCCGCCGCGACGGGCGTGTCCCTGTTCGTGGAGACTCCCCCGGGCGGGCGCACGCTCGGCCGGGCGCCGGAGGAGGCGCTGCCGCCGCCGCCGCCCGCCACCGTGCGCATCTACCTCGAGACGCCCGGAACGGCCGAGCCGGCGGGCCCGGCGGCCGGCTCCCTCCATGGATCCCTTCCCGTGGCGCCCCCGCCGGCATCCTCCGGCGGGTTCGAGCTGCGTCCAACCGTCGGAGCGCTGCCGGTGACGCGCCGCGCGCTACTGGCGGATCCCGCGCCCGTCTCGCGCGCCCTGCTGGCGCGCATGATGCGACGCCTCGTCTGGCAGGTGGAGGAGCTTTCCGGTGCCGTGGCGGCCCTGCAGGCCCTGGTGATCGGGGTGCCGGACGTGCTCATCGTGGACGCCCACCGCCTGCCCGTCGCCCCGCGGGCGATCATGGACGAGGGAGTGGCCCGGAATGTCCCGGTGGTGTTCGTGGTGGACGAGAGCCGCCCCGAAGAGGAGCGCGCCCTGGCCCGCGCCGGCGCGGTGCTTCTGCGCCGGCCCACCGACGAAACCGCCCTGCTGCGCGTGCTGGACAACCTGCGTCCCACCGGAGGAACCGCTTGA
- a CDS encoding cysteine--tRNA ligase has protein sequence MALRLYDTLTRDKREFQPVAPGKAGMYVCGMTVQDKPHVGHLRSSISGDTIRRYLEHLGYEVTYVYNFTDVDDKIIDRANAEGLQFAQVAERNIEAYMDASKALNVKPASHYPRATKHIREIHTMIQSLLDKGFAYAAEGDVYYDVSKKADYGKLSGQKIDEMRSGARIEVGEHKRSPLDFALWKGSKPGEPAWESPWGPGRPGWHIECSAMSMKYLGETFDIHGGGQDLVFPHHENEIAQSEAATGHPFVRFWTQNGLVTLGGRKMSKSEKLFFLVEDILAEFRPEVVRFYLSSTHYRSPIEFSRERLSEAEVALQRLEFALEQSGAWEAGEPPAPAATRFAAETEAAEKAFFEAMDDDVNSAGALGQLFNVARTVNRLLEGSSSDDDRAEAWRAGRTLLRLGGILGLFWARAKKDEDWPDEVTNLAEERVTVRKARDFKRSDEIRDRLKELGVVVEDTPGGYRLKKL, from the coding sequence ATGGCCCTGCGTCTCTACGACACGCTGACCCGCGACAAGCGCGAATTCCAGCCGGTCGCCCCCGGCAAGGCGGGCATGTACGTGTGCGGCATGACCGTGCAGGACAAGCCGCACGTGGGCCATCTGCGCTCCTCCATCTCGGGCGACACCATCCGCCGCTACCTGGAACACCTGGGCTACGAGGTCACGTACGTCTACAACTTCACCGACGTGGACGACAAGATCATCGACCGCGCCAACGCCGAGGGGCTGCAGTTCGCGCAGGTGGCGGAGCGCAACATCGAGGCCTACATGGACGCCTCGAAGGCGCTCAATGTGAAGCCCGCCTCGCACTACCCGCGCGCCACGAAGCACATCCGCGAGATCCACACGATGATCCAGTCCCTGCTGGACAAGGGTTTCGCCTACGCGGCCGAGGGCGACGTGTACTACGACGTCTCGAAGAAGGCCGACTACGGCAAGCTCTCGGGGCAGAAGATCGACGAGATGCGCTCGGGCGCGCGCATCGAGGTGGGCGAGCACAAGCGCAGCCCGCTGGACTTCGCGCTGTGGAAGGGCTCCAAGCCCGGCGAGCCGGCGTGGGAAAGCCCGTGGGGCCCGGGGCGGCCGGGCTGGCACATCGAGTGCTCGGCGATGTCCATGAAGTACCTCGGGGAGACCTTCGACATCCACGGGGGCGGTCAGGACCTGGTATTCCCGCACCACGAGAACGAGATCGCGCAGTCCGAGGCGGCCACCGGGCACCCGTTCGTGCGGTTCTGGACGCAGAACGGGCTGGTCACCCTCGGCGGCCGGAAGATGAGCAAGTCCGAGAAGCTCTTCTTCCTGGTCGAGGACATCCTGGCCGAGTTCCGGCCCGAGGTGGTGCGCTTCTACCTCTCGAGCACGCACTACCGCTCCCCCATCGAGTTCAGCCGCGAGCGCCTGAGCGAGGCCGAGGTGGCGCTGCAGCGGCTGGAGTTCGCGCTGGAGCAGTCCGGCGCCTGGGAGGCCGGCGAGCCCCCCGCGCCCGCGGCCACCCGCTTCGCGGCCGAGACCGAGGCCGCGGAGAAGGCCTTCTTCGAGGCCATGGACGACGACGTGAACTCGGCCGGGGCGCTGGGGCAGCTGTTCAACGTGGCGCGCACCGTGAACCGGCTGCTCGAGGGCTCGTCCTCCGACGACGACCGCGCCGAGGCCTGGCGCGCCGGACGCACGCTGCTGCGGCTGGGCGGCATCCTGGGCCTGTTCTGGGCGCGCGCGAAGAAGGATGAAGACTGGCCCGATGAGGTGACGAACCTGGCCGAGGAGCGCGTGACGGTGCGCAAGGCGCGCGACTTCAAGCGCTCCGACGAGATCCGCGACCGGCTCAAGGAGCTGGGCGTGGTGGTGGAGGACACGCCGGGCGGCTACCGGCTGAAGAAGCTATGA
- a CDS encoding nucleotidyltransferase domain-containing protein, with product MSTPHQGARRALEEFRDDVAAVYPELVSLIAYGSAVTDHFREDHSDVNLLLVLPKVDAETLARGAATLRRHWKKHRILPLVLSESELRASTDVFAVELLDIQERHVCLKGTDPFETMQVTGAWLRHQCEFELRGKLFRLRQGYFECDGKDKPLQILVVHTLGSVLPLGRALLRLAGETPPVQRADLVEALARRHRFDAGPWLEALELKEGRRVRALRPASALYADFLASMDALVRNINDAT from the coding sequence ATGAGCACCCCCCACCAGGGCGCCCGCCGGGCGCTGGAGGAGTTCCGCGACGACGTCGCCGCGGTGTACCCGGAGCTGGTCTCGCTGATCGCCTACGGCAGCGCGGTGACGGACCATTTCCGCGAGGACCACTCGGACGTCAACCTGTTGCTGGTGCTGCCGAAGGTGGACGCCGAGACCCTGGCGCGCGGCGCCGCGACGCTGCGCCGGCACTGGAAGAAGCACCGCATCCTGCCGCTGGTGCTCTCCGAGTCCGAGCTGCGCGCGTCCACCGACGTGTTCGCGGTGGAGCTGCTCGACATCCAGGAGCGTCACGTGTGCCTGAAGGGCACCGACCCGTTCGAGACCATGCAGGTCACCGGTGCCTGGCTGCGCCACCAGTGCGAGTTCGAGCTGCGGGGCAAGCTGTTCCGCCTGCGGCAGGGCTACTTCGAGTGCGACGGCAAGGACAAGCCCCTGCAGATCCTGGTGGTGCACACGCTGGGCAGCGTCCTGCCGCTGGGGCGGGCGCTGCTGCGCCTCGCTGGCGAGACGCCGCCGGTGCAGCGGGCGGACCTGGTGGAGGCGCTGGCGCGCCGCCACCGGTTCGACGCCGGACCCTGGCTGGAAGCGCTGGAACTCAAGGAGGGCCGTCGCGTGCGGGCCCTGCGCCCGGCCTCCGCGCTGTACGCGGACTTCCTGGCCTCGATGGACGCTCTGGTGCGCAACATCAACGATGCGACCTGA
- a CDS encoding response regulator has translation MTRSSVIRADNSSPPRRPRVLVADDDQRIVELLQVAYSGNGFEVLVAFDGEEAWEVVSRGRPDLAVLDVRMPRRTGFDVVEAMRATEELASVPVLLISGASDTEIRLSGLMKGADDFLVKPFSPKELLLKSRRLLERTELLRGTQRVQQELRDEGTRARAEAVRLQARLGRERHVREALVGLARELNTSMDRSRLMNAFLMSVMGQLGVGSGALFAQSEDDPQVFVSVVSLGVRQEKLRVLQPRLTGPLASTLVVEGRTMRASEMERFPDLVRECGALTALGTALLAPVTSNGSLQGFLALGERTDGSEYTREDVEMLDLLCGAAAVCFETAGLFHEHEQTTLAALAALAEAVESKDPAGQGHTFRVADYAVAIARALDLSPEEVEAIRRGALLHDIGKTAVLDLVLHKPGKLSPEEMDTVKEHPVVGSNILRPLRFLAASHDIVRHHHERVDGRGYPDGLRGDSFCIGARIVAVADSFDALTTHRPYRGALTVDDTPKILLENSGTQYDVAVVEALIAELKAGRIRVAREGERAA, from the coding sequence TTGACCCGCTCCAGCGTGATCCGCGCCGACAACAGCAGCCCCCCGCGCCGGCCCCGTGTCCTGGTGGCCGACGACGATCAGCGCATCGTGGAACTCCTGCAGGTCGCGTACTCCGGCAACGGCTTCGAGGTCCTGGTCGCCTTCGACGGGGAGGAGGCCTGGGAGGTCGTCTCCCGGGGTCGCCCCGACCTCGCGGTCCTGGACGTGCGCATGCCGCGGCGCACCGGCTTCGACGTGGTGGAGGCCATGCGCGCCACGGAGGAGCTGGCCTCGGTGCCGGTGCTGCTCATCTCCGGCGCCAGCGACACCGAGATCCGCCTCTCCGGCCTGATGAAGGGTGCCGACGACTTCCTGGTCAAGCCCTTCTCGCCCAAGGAACTGCTGCTGAAGAGCCGCCGGCTCCTGGAGCGCACCGAGCTCCTGCGGGGCACCCAGCGCGTGCAGCAGGAACTGCGCGATGAGGGCACCCGCGCCCGCGCGGAGGCCGTGCGGCTGCAGGCGCGGCTGGGCCGCGAGCGCCACGTGCGCGAGGCGCTGGTGGGCCTGGCGCGCGAGCTGAACACCTCCATGGACCGCTCGCGGCTGATGAACGCATTCCTGATGTCGGTGATGGGCCAGCTCGGGGTGGGATCCGGCGCGCTGTTCGCGCAGTCGGAGGACGACCCCCAGGTGTTCGTCTCGGTGGTGTCGCTGGGCGTGAGGCAGGAGAAGCTCCGGGTGCTGCAGCCGCGCCTGACCGGCCCGCTGGCCTCCACGCTGGTGGTGGAGGGCCGCACCATGCGAGCCTCGGAGATGGAGCGCTTCCCCGACCTGGTCCGCGAGTGCGGCGCGCTCACGGCTCTGGGCACCGCGCTGCTGGCCCCGGTCACCTCCAACGGCTCGCTCCAGGGCTTCCTGGCGCTGGGCGAGCGCACCGACGGGTCCGAGTACACGCGCGAGGACGTGGAGATGCTCGATCTCCTGTGCGGCGCGGCGGCGGTGTGCTTCGAGACGGCGGGCCTGTTCCACGAGCACGAGCAGACCACGCTGGCGGCGCTGGCGGCGCTGGCCGAGGCGGTGGAGTCCAAGGACCCCGCCGGCCAGGGCCATACCTTCCGCGTGGCCGACTACGCGGTGGCCATCGCGCGGGCGCTGGACCTCTCGCCCGAGGAGGTCGAGGCCATCCGCCGCGGGGCGTTGCTCCACGACATCGGCAAGACCGCCGTGCTGGACCTGGTGCTGCACAAGCCCGGCAAGCTCTCCCCGGAGGAGATGGACACGGTGAAGGAGCACCCAGTGGTGGGCTCCAACATCCTCCGCCCGCTGCGCTTCCTGGCCGCTTCCCACGACATCGTGCGCCACCACCACGAGCGCGTGGACGGCCGGGGCTATCCCGACGGCCTGCGGGGCGACTCCTTCTGCATCGGCGCGCGGATCGTGGCCGTGGCCGACAGCTTCGATGCCCTCACCACGCACCGCCCCTACCGCGGGGCGCTCACGGTGGACGACACGCCCAAGATCCTGCTCGAGAACTCCGGGACGCAGTACGACGTGGCGGTGGTGGAGGCGCTGATCGCGGAGTTGAAGGCGGGACGGATCCGGGTGGCGCGGGAAGGGGAGAGGGCGGCGTAG
- a CDS encoding DUF4410 domain-containing protein, with protein MRNSFVLSLLFLLGLASVLGGCSPAVEFVPTAQPLTGLEKYTELEVAPVTIVDSAAMDINDVELVEMREQIIETLTKKGTFPSIVDSSTSPSGALALRTNILSFDKGSALARFLIGAGRAKMTMHVTLAEKGGPVVAETDLMLTRRGGGSSNPKRIAKLMGQRIHDFIQKAGQE; from the coding sequence ATGAGGAACTCATTCGTGCTTTCGCTGCTCTTCCTCCTGGGCCTGGCATCCGTCCTCGGGGGGTGCTCCCCGGCGGTGGAGTTCGTGCCCACGGCCCAGCCGCTCACGGGTCTCGAGAAGTACACCGAGCTGGAAGTGGCTCCCGTGACCATCGTGGACAGCGCCGCGATGGACATCAACGACGTCGAACTGGTGGAGATGCGCGAGCAGATCATCGAGACCCTGACCAAGAAGGGGACGTTCCCCTCCATCGTGGACTCCTCCACGTCGCCCTCCGGCGCGCTGGCGCTGCGCACCAATATCCTGTCGTTCGACAAGGGCAGCGCGCTGGCGCGGTTCCTGATCGGGGCGGGCCGCGCGAAGATGACCATGCACGTGACCCTGGCCGAGAAGGGCGGACCGGTCGTGGCGGAGACCGACCTCATGCTCACCAGGCGGGGCGGCGGATCCTCCAATCCCAAGAGGATCGCCAAGCTGATGGGTCAGCGCATCCACGACTTCATCCAGAAAGCCGGCCAGGAATGA